The following proteins are encoded in a genomic region of Nocardioides renjunii:
- a CDS encoding ABC transporter permease, with protein MSSPTPAGTVPHAVRLGVRRGWTEFVQSLRSSQDQWFYLFTAFLAVGYLYLRRDTPVDDTGLLLPSVALPSILGGLVAFGLVIGPAYSLAMEKEDGTLLRAKAVPHGLVGYFAGQLVLHSASMVPQLVAVLVPSFLLFDDLMADPSGWFTMVWVLVLGLLATLPIGMMIGALVPGVQKVGMWGMLPVMVLAGISGIFYPVQALWGWVQVVAQVFPMYWLGLGMRSAFLPDSYASAEIGDSWRTWETVAVLGAWAVVGALVAPALLRRMARRQSGSQVAAAREAASQWVK; from the coding sequence ATGAGCAGCCCGACGCCGGCCGGCACCGTGCCCCACGCCGTACGCCTCGGAGTGCGACGCGGGTGGACCGAGTTCGTGCAGAGCCTGCGCAGCTCGCAGGACCAGTGGTTCTACCTCTTCACCGCCTTCCTCGCCGTCGGCTACCTCTACCTCCGCCGCGACACCCCGGTCGACGACACCGGACTCCTGCTGCCGTCGGTCGCGCTGCCGAGCATCCTGGGCGGCCTGGTCGCCTTCGGCCTCGTCATCGGGCCGGCCTACAGCCTGGCCATGGAGAAGGAGGACGGGACGCTGCTGCGGGCCAAGGCGGTGCCCCACGGCCTGGTCGGCTACTTCGCCGGGCAGCTCGTGCTGCACTCCGCCAGCATGGTGCCGCAGCTCGTCGCCGTGCTCGTCCCGAGCTTCCTGCTCTTCGACGACCTGATGGCCGACCCGAGCGGGTGGTTCACGATGGTGTGGGTGCTCGTCCTCGGGCTCCTCGCGACGCTGCCGATCGGGATGATGATCGGCGCACTCGTGCCCGGCGTCCAGAAGGTCGGGATGTGGGGGATGCTGCCGGTCATGGTGCTCGCCGGCATCTCCGGCATCTTCTACCCCGTGCAGGCGCTCTGGGGCTGGGTCCAGGTGGTCGCGCAGGTCTTCCCGATGTACTGGCTCGGCCTCGGGATGCGCTCGGCGTTCCTGCCCGACTCCTACGCCAGCGCGGAGATCGGCGACTCGTGGCGCACCTGGGAGACCGTCGCGGTGCTGGGCGCCTGGGCGGTCGTGGGTGCCCTCGTCGCGCCGGCGCTGCTGCGCCGGATGGCGCGCCGCCAGTCCGGCTCGCAGGTCGCCGCCGCCCGCGAGGCGGCGTCCCAGTGGGTCAAGTGA
- a CDS encoding helix-turn-helix domain-containing protein, with translation MSDVVHNRIALLRAEQGVTRRDLAMALGVHYQTVGYLERGENSPSLDLALRIAAFFDVPVEAVFSLSPFPRVSDGTGRSA, from the coding sequence GTGAGCGACGTGGTCCACAACCGCATCGCCCTCCTGCGCGCCGAGCAGGGCGTGACGCGCCGCGACCTCGCCATGGCGCTCGGGGTGCACTACCAGACGGTGGGCTACCTCGAGCGCGGAGAGAACAGCCCCAGCCTCGACCTCGCGCTGCGCATCGCCGCGTTCTTCGACGTGCCCGTGGAGGCGGTGTTCTCGCTGAGCCCCTTCCCGCGCGTGAGCGACGGGACCGGCCGCAGCGCCTGA
- a CDS encoding acVLRF1 family peptidyl-tRNA hydrolase: MPHVLVPTARWERWVDNFVARHGAARFAVDDGGLRGEAEDGSHFSARLPFATAYDGPAEAAAFASAAMAPGKWGVLLVRKGGFAVARLRGTEMVEHKIGQRHVQGRTKAGGQSQQRFARRRDNQARQAYDAAADHAARILPSSGPLVTGGDHPAVEAVLADPRLSGLTVVGPWHAVPDPRRAVLDAVVGDAQALVVEVINA, from the coding sequence GTGCCCCACGTCCTGGTCCCCACCGCGCGGTGGGAGCGGTGGGTCGACAACTTCGTCGCCCGGCACGGCGCGGCCAGGTTCGCCGTCGACGACGGCGGGCTGCGCGGGGAGGCCGAGGACGGTTCGCACTTCTCGGCCCGGCTTCCGTTCGCGACGGCGTACGACGGTCCGGCCGAGGCCGCCGCCTTCGCGTCCGCGGCCATGGCGCCGGGGAAGTGGGGGGTGCTGCTCGTGCGCAAGGGCGGCTTCGCCGTCGCCCGGCTGCGCGGCACCGAGATGGTGGAGCACAAGATCGGCCAGCGCCACGTGCAGGGGCGCACCAAGGCGGGCGGGCAGAGCCAGCAGCGGTTCGCCCGGCGGCGGGACAACCAGGCGCGCCAGGCCTACGACGCCGCCGCCGACCACGCCGCCCGGATCCTGCCGTCCTCCGGACCGCTGGTGACCGGCGGCGACCACCCGGCGGTCGAGGCGGTGCTGGCCGACCCGCGGCTGTCCGGGCTCACCGTCGTCGGCCCGTGGCACGCCGTCCCGGACCCGCGGCGGGCCGTCCTGGACGCGGTCGTCGGGGACGCGCAGGCCCTCGTCGTCGAGGTCATCAACGCCTGA
- a CDS encoding AraC family transcriptional regulator: MDRDVLTDTLTDFGMTGVFYAVSELSAPWGIEIPPLPGTVVFHLVTEGGLVLEVDGEHTTMSAGDMVLVPTGTGHAILDAPGSPATPLFDLPRVELGERYERLRIDGPGPRSEVVCGAVSFTGLGVARLLRSLPRVLPAGDGGDAAWMRAAFDVIGAESRHPRPGSDVVTARLADILVVQVVRSWLESGTHDRGWVAGLRDPQVGRALAAFHAEPGAPWSLASLAAEAGMSRSAFAARFRETLDEAPMGYVTAWRMDLAARLVRERTLSLARVAERVGYQSEAAFNRAFRRAHGMAPGAFARRDLAELVPPPAVQDGLPSAL, encoded by the coding sequence GTGGACCGCGACGTGCTGACCGACACCCTCACGGACTTCGGCATGACCGGGGTGTTCTACGCCGTGTCCGAGCTCTCGGCGCCATGGGGCATCGAGATCCCGCCCCTGCCCGGCACCGTGGTGTTCCACCTGGTGACCGAGGGCGGGCTCGTGCTGGAGGTCGACGGCGAGCACACGACGATGTCCGCGGGTGACATGGTGCTGGTGCCGACCGGCACGGGGCACGCCATCCTCGACGCACCGGGCAGCCCTGCGACGCCGCTGTTCGACCTGCCCCGCGTCGAGCTCGGGGAGCGCTACGAGCGCCTCCGCATCGACGGTCCGGGTCCGCGCAGCGAGGTCGTCTGCGGCGCGGTCAGCTTCACCGGGCTCGGAGTGGCCCGGCTGCTGCGCAGCCTGCCGCGGGTCCTTCCCGCGGGCGACGGCGGCGACGCCGCGTGGATGCGCGCCGCCTTCGACGTCATCGGAGCCGAGTCGCGCCACCCGCGCCCGGGCAGCGACGTGGTCACCGCCCGCCTCGCCGACATCCTCGTCGTCCAGGTCGTACGCTCCTGGCTGGAGTCCGGGACGCACGACCGCGGCTGGGTCGCCGGCCTCCGCGACCCGCAGGTCGGACGGGCGCTGGCCGCGTTCCACGCCGAGCCCGGCGCCCCGTGGAGCCTCGCCTCGCTCGCCGCCGAGGCCGGGATGTCGCGCTCCGCGTTCGCGGCGCGGTTCCGCGAGACCCTCGACGAGGCGCCGATGGGCTACGTCACCGCCTGGCGGATGGACCTGGCCGCCCGGCTGGTCCGCGAGCGCACCCTGTCGCTGGCGCGGGTCGCCGAGCGCGTCGGCTACCAGTCCGAGGCCGCGTTCAACCGGGCGTTCCGCCGAGCCCACGGGATGGCGCCCGGCGCCTTCGCCCGCCGCGACCTGGCGGAGCTCGTCCCGCCTCCTGCCGTGCAGGACGGGTTGCCGTCGGCGTTGTAG
- a CDS encoding NAD(P)-dependent oxidoreductase, giving the protein MKVLVVGASRGTGAELVAELAGRGHLVTAYARRPGEHGEEVRTVTGDVLDADSLAKAMIGQDAVAVTLGIPDNPFRVRLTRRASSRLDVRSAGTAAVVAAMREQGVRRLVVQSTYGIGDTYRHLPLALKAFFTLAIRPQVRDHEVQERLVRESGLAWTIVRPTVLHDDPAEEPAYVSTDDRAPSMRVSRRQVARVEADALEDDGRVSQVLSVTAPA; this is encoded by the coding sequence ATGAAGGTTCTCGTGGTGGGAGCAAGCAGGGGCACCGGCGCCGAGCTGGTCGCGGAGCTGGCGGGGCGCGGTCACCTGGTGACGGCGTACGCCCGCCGGCCGGGCGAGCACGGCGAGGAGGTCCGGACGGTCACCGGTGACGTCCTGGACGCCGACAGCCTGGCGAAGGCGATGATCGGCCAGGACGCCGTGGCGGTCACCCTCGGCATCCCCGACAACCCGTTCCGGGTCCGGCTGACCCGGCGCGCCAGCTCGCGGCTCGACGTCCGGTCCGCCGGCACCGCGGCGGTGGTGGCGGCGATGCGCGAGCAGGGCGTACGACGCCTGGTGGTGCAGTCGACCTACGGGATCGGCGACACCTACCGCCACCTCCCCCTGGCGCTCAAGGCGTTCTTCACCCTGGCGATCCGCCCGCAGGTGCGGGACCACGAGGTGCAGGAGAGGCTGGTCCGCGAGAGCGGCCTCGCCTGGACCATCGTGCGGCCGACCGTGCTCCACGACGACCCCGCCGAGGAGCCGGCGTACGTGAGCACCGACGACCGCGCTCCCAGCATGCGGGTCTCGCGGCGCCAGGTCGCCCGGGTCGAGGCCGACGCGCTCGAGGACGACGGCCGGGTGTCGCAGGTGCTGAGCGTGACCGCGCCGGCCTGA
- a CDS encoding NYN domain-containing protein produces MAERMTYLLVDGENIDATLGTSILGRRPRPEERPRWDRLLEWAERAFDQDVTGLFFLAASTELPTSFVQALLAIGFKPIPLSGEGKIVDIAIQRTAEALVDRPADVVLVSHDGDFVDQVSALCDGSRQVGVIGFTEFVNSQFRNLPGLRIFDLEYDIAAFNSALPRVRVIPIDEFDPLDFL; encoded by the coding sequence ATGGCCGAGCGGATGACCTACCTCCTCGTCGACGGGGAGAACATCGACGCCACCCTGGGGACCTCGATCCTGGGCCGGCGCCCGCGGCCGGAGGAGCGGCCCCGCTGGGACCGGCTCCTGGAGTGGGCCGAGCGGGCCTTCGACCAGGACGTCACCGGGCTCTTCTTCCTGGCGGCCAGCACCGAGCTGCCGACCAGCTTCGTGCAGGCGCTGCTCGCGATCGGCTTCAAGCCGATCCCGCTGAGCGGTGAGGGCAAGATCGTCGACATCGCCATTCAGCGCACCGCCGAGGCCCTCGTCGACCGCCCGGCCGACGTGGTGCTGGTCAGCCACGACGGCGACTTCGTCGACCAGGTCTCCGCGCTGTGCGACGGGAGCCGGCAGGTCGGTGTCATCGGCTTCACGGAGTTCGTGAACTCGCAGTTCCGCAACCTGCCGGGCCTGCGCATCTTCGACCTGGAGTACGACATCGCGGCCTTCAACTCCGCGCTGCCACGCGTCCGGGTCATCCCCATCGACGAGTTCGACCCGCTCGACTTCCTCTGA
- a CDS encoding ABC transporter ATP-binding protein: MSTAPVIEVRDLRMRYGDKDVLTGVDFAIEPGEVVCLLGPNGAGKTTTIEILEGFRERSAGEVVVLGEDPRRASEAWRARTGVVLQSWRDHARWTPRTLLDQVGGYYTAYSTPDRPRPVPTDELIEVVGLDDLADQKIATFSGGQRRRLDVAMGIIGRPELLFLDEPTAGFDPQARREFHHVVHRLADLEHTTILLTTHDLDEAEKLADRVLILAGGRIVADDTAEQLALRAALEVEVKWSRGGERFVHSTADATDFVRRLLDEPGDPVVDLEVRRASLEDAYLDLVQRHESGQADAAARAFTEVV, from the coding sequence GTGAGCACCGCACCCGTCATCGAGGTTCGCGACCTGCGCATGCGCTACGGCGACAAGGACGTGCTGACCGGCGTCGACTTCGCCATCGAGCCGGGCGAGGTCGTGTGCCTGCTCGGGCCCAACGGCGCCGGCAAGACGACCACCATCGAGATCCTCGAGGGGTTCCGCGAGCGGTCCGCCGGCGAGGTCGTCGTGCTGGGTGAGGACCCGCGTCGCGCCAGCGAGGCCTGGCGGGCCCGCACCGGCGTGGTCCTGCAGTCGTGGCGCGACCACGCGCGGTGGACGCCGCGGACGCTCCTCGACCAGGTGGGGGGCTACTACACCGCCTACTCCACGCCCGACCGGCCGCGGCCGGTGCCCACCGACGAGCTGATCGAGGTGGTCGGCCTCGACGACCTCGCGGACCAGAAGATCGCGACCTTCTCGGGCGGGCAGCGACGCCGCCTCGACGTGGCGATGGGCATCATCGGCCGGCCCGAGCTGCTCTTCCTCGACGAGCCCACCGCCGGCTTCGACCCGCAGGCGCGCCGCGAGTTCCACCACGTCGTGCACCGGCTCGCGGACCTCGAGCACACCACGATCCTGCTGACCACGCACGACCTGGACGAGGCCGAGAAGCTCGCCGACCGCGTGCTGATCCTGGCGGGCGGGCGGATCGTCGCCGACGACACCGCCGAGCAGCTCGCCCTGCGGGCCGCGCTCGAGGTCGAGGTGAAGTGGTCGCGCGGGGGCGAGCGCTTCGTGCACTCGACCGCCGACGCCACGGACTTCGTACGCCGCCTCCTCGACGAGCCAGGTGACCCGGTGGTCGACCTCGAGGTCCGGCGGGCGAGCCTCGAGGACGCCTACCTCGACCTCGTGCAGCGGCACGAGTCCGGGCAGGCCGACGCCGCCGCCCGCGCCTTCACGGAGGTGGTGTGA